One window of the Corynebacterium glutamicum ATCC 13032 genome contains the following:
- a CDS encoding cold-shock protein: protein MPVGTVKWYDAERGFGFVSNPGGEDCFVGKQVLPKGVTELHKGQRIDFDFAAGRKGPQALRIKILETPRRRPQHKYKPEELNGMISDLITLLESGVQPGLAKGQYPEHKAGAQVAEILRVVAKELES, encoded by the coding sequence GTGCCTGTCGGAACAGTGAAGTGGTACGACGCGGAGCGTGGTTTCGGCTTTGTCTCCAATCCAGGTGGTGAAGATTGCTTCGTAGGTAAGCAAGTACTTCCCAAGGGAGTCACCGAATTGCACAAGGGACAGCGAATCGATTTTGACTTCGCCGCAGGCCGTAAGGGCCCTCAAGCACTTCGAATAAAGATTCTTGAAACTCCACGCAGGCGTCCACAGCACAAATACAAGCCAGAAGAGCTCAACGGAATGATCTCTGACCTCATCACGCTTCTAGAAAGTGGAGTGCAACCAGGCCTTGCCAAAGGGCAATACCCGGAGCACAAAGCTGGAGCGCAGGTAGCAGAAATTCTTCGCGTTGTTGCGAAGGAGCTTGAGTCTTAA
- a CDS encoding DUF2771 domain-containing protein, with amino-acid sequence MASRKTKRKNLIQILSLIVAVLLVVILSVVFQQWWNNRPEPLPQEISISASSPAGEIEVFPFSMCEPGVECEENEVPTLEVGADEELHLTIPEAIHDHDWYLLTIYDDPAANDEFYHTSYDATEATVPGSVDPTEEGAERPRLVVVEVSAVMIGEDENGEESPYTVTWSLSTMNE; translated from the coding sequence ATGGCAAGCCGGAAGACCAAGCGTAAAAACCTCATTCAGATTCTCAGCCTTATCGTTGCTGTGTTATTGGTGGTGATTTTGTCTGTGGTGTTCCAGCAATGGTGGAACAATCGCCCAGAGCCACTCCCCCAAGAGATCTCTATCTCAGCATCTTCTCCCGCTGGTGAAATCGAGGTATTCCCATTCAGCATGTGTGAACCAGGTGTTGAATGCGAAGAGAACGAGGTGCCAACGCTGGAAGTTGGTGCTGATGAAGAGTTGCACCTGACGATTCCAGAGGCAATTCATGATCATGACTGGTACTTGTTGACCATTTATGATGATCCGGCTGCAAATGACGAGTTCTACCACACCAGTTACGACGCCACCGAGGCAACCGTTCCTGGTTCTGTGGATCCAACCGAAGAGGGTGCGGAGCGCCCACGTCTGGTCGTAGTGGAAGTGTCCGCTGTGATGATCGGTGAGGATGAAAATGGTGAGGAAAGCCCTTACACCGTCACGTGGTCGCTATCCACGATGAACGAGTAA